AGCCGAACAAAACGCACAGACCCGATTAGCTAATCGGGTCTGTGTTTGCATCAATTGCGCAGGCGCGGGGCCTGAAGCTGTTTTCGAATTGTTCGCGCCAGTTCATCCATCGACGGTTGCTCCGGATGTTCTTCCTGTAGCTCGCTACTCAGTTGTGCTTCGGCCAGATACGTATGTACTGGCAGACCATTATCGTCTTCCATCACCACGTGATACCAGGGAGCGGCGCGAAGTTCGTCGTTAACCGCCAACTCATCGGCTGACGGTTGATCAAGCGAATATTCCGGGTCGATATCCACGACCACTCCGAGGTAACCTAACAGGGAATGGCGGACCTGCTGGCCGATACCGAATTTGCTGGCAATCATAGTCACCTCCCGGGAAATAGATACCCTCTATGTAAGGGTAATATTCCACTTTTCAAGTTACATGATGCGACAGGCAAACCCTTTCAGATACAGCCCTTCCGGGTAGGTAGCGATCACCGGGTGATCGGCGGCCTGACGGAACTGCTCTATAAATTGTACATCACGACCAGCATCTATTACGGCATCAGCGATGATTTTCTGAAATAAATCGGTGGTCATAAGCCCAGAGCAGGAGAAAGTCAGCAGTACGCCGCCCGGATTGAGCAACTGAATAGCCAGCATATTGATGTCCTTATAGCCGCGGCAGGCGCCCATCAACTGGCTTTTGTTTTCGACAAATTTCGGCGGATCCATCACGATGACGTCGAATTTCTCACCACGATCGCGATAAGCTCGCAGAAGTTTGAACACATCATCACGCACGAACTCAGCTTTGCTCAGATCCAGCTTGTTCAGTTCCACGTTCTGGCGGGCAATATCGAGCGCTTCCTGAGAGGTGTCAACGCTGACGACCTGACGGCATCCACCCATTAATGCTGAAACCGCAAATCCACCGGTATAAGAGAAACAGTTCAGCACACGCTGATTTTCCACATAACGACGCGTGGCCAGGCGGCTATCGCGTTGATCGAGGTAGTAGCCGGTTTTGTGACCATGCTGAATATCAACCAGCAGCTTCATGCCGTGCTCTTCAATTGGCAGCAGTGCTGGCGGAAGCTCGCCCGTTACTGGCCCTTGAGTCAGCTCCATACCTTCTTTTTTACGCACCGCAACATCGCTACGGTCATAAATGGCGCAGTCCGGGAAAACAATTTGCAGAGCGCTAATCAGCGCGGCGCGTTGGTATTCAGCCCCCGCACTGAGCAACTGCAACACCAGGAAGTTGCCGAAGCGGTCAATGGTGACACCCGGCAGACCATCGGATTCGCCGGCGATCAGACGGTAGCTGTCCAGACCGTCTTTTTTCGCCAGCCAGTCACGCCATGTCTGCGCCTGCTGCAGACGACGGGTGAAGAAATCAATATCGATGGACTCAGACTTGTCAAATGTCCAGACGCGTGCACGGATCTGCGACGCGGGTGAGTACGCGCCGCGTGCTAACCATTTACCCTGATGGTCAACAATATCGATGGTTTCACCGAGGTTGGCTTTACCTTCCATACGTGCGACAGCACCGGAAAATACCCACGGATGGCGGCGCAGTAATGATTTTTCGCGCCCTTTGGCTAACACTAAACGTACACTCATAATTTACTATTCTGTCAATTCAAAGAAATGGGCGCCATTGTCCTGAGTTTTACGCATATTTGCAACGCGCGCTGTGATGATAAGGAGAACCGCAATGTCGAAAGTCTGCATAATCGCCTGGGTCTATGGCCGGGTTCAGGGGGTAGGATTTCGCTACACCACCCAGCATGAAGCACAACGGCTGGGATTGACCGGATACGCGAAGAATATGGATGACGGCAGCGTAGAGGTTGTCGCCTGCGGTGAAGGTGACCGGGTGGAACAACTGATGAAGTGGT
This window of the Citrobacter freundii ATCC 8090 = MTCC 1658 = NBRC 12681 genome carries:
- the hspQ gene encoding heat shock protein HspQ: MIASKFGIGQQVRHSLLGYLGVVVDIDPEYSLDQPSADELAVNDELRAAPWYHVVMEDDNGLPVHTYLAEAQLSSELQEEHPEQPSMDELARTIRKQLQAPRLRN
- the yccX gene encoding acylphosphatase, translating into MSKVCIIAWVYGRVQGVGFRYTTQHEAQRLGLTGYAKNMDDGSVEVVACGEGDRVEQLMKWLKAGGPRSARVDRVLSEPHRPGDELKGFSIRY
- the rlmI gene encoding 23S rRNA (cytosine(1962)-C(5))-methyltransferase RlmI — translated: MSVRLVLAKGREKSLLRRHPWVFSGAVARMEGKANLGETIDIVDHQGKWLARGAYSPASQIRARVWTFDKSESIDIDFFTRRLQQAQTWRDWLAKKDGLDSYRLIAGESDGLPGVTIDRFGNFLVLQLLSAGAEYQRAALISALQIVFPDCAIYDRSDVAVRKKEGMELTQGPVTGELPPALLPIEEHGMKLLVDIQHGHKTGYYLDQRDSRLATRRYVENQRVLNCFSYTGGFAVSALMGGCRQVVSVDTSQEALDIARQNVELNKLDLSKAEFVRDDVFKLLRAYRDRGEKFDVIVMDPPKFVENKSQLMGACRGYKDINMLAIQLLNPGGVLLTFSCSGLMTTDLFQKIIADAVIDAGRDVQFIEQFRQAADHPVIATYPEGLYLKGFACRIM